One stretch of Chloroflexota bacterium DNA includes these proteins:
- a CDS encoding GatB/YqeY domain-containing protein yields MSLQTDIESAMRAAMKAGDAVRVSTLRLAMAAAHNRQIELGHELTDAEVIEVLDRQVKQRRESIELYRHGGRPELADAEEAELAILREFLPEPLTDAELERLARDAVAATRASGPGDMGRVMGVLVPQTKGRADGKAVSDLVRRLLSKGSAE; encoded by the coding sequence ATGAGCCTCCAGACCGACATCGAGTCCGCCATGCGCGCCGCCATGAAGGCGGGCGATGCGGTCCGCGTCTCGACCCTCCGGCTGGCCATGGCGGCCGCTCACAACCGCCAGATCGAGCTTGGGCACGAGCTGACCGATGCCGAAGTGATCGAGGTCCTCGACCGCCAGGTCAAGCAACGGCGCGAGAGCATCGAGCTGTACCGGCATGGCGGCCGCCCGGAGCTGGCCGATGCCGAGGAGGCGGAATTGGCGATCCTGCGCGAGTTCCTCCCCGAGCCCCTGACCGATGCCGAGCTCGAGCGCCTGGCCCGGGACGCCGTGGCCGCCACGCGTGCCAGCGGGCCGGGCGACATGGGCCGCGTGATGGGCGTCCTGGTGCCCCAGACCAAGGGTCGGGCCGATGGCAAGGCGGTCAGCGACCTGGTTCGCCGGCTGTTGTCGAAGGGGTCTGCGGAGTAG
- the rpsU gene encoding 30S ribosomal protein S21, whose product MAEVRVGENESFESALRRFNKKIQQSGILAEARRREHYEKPSVKRKRKESKKRKGPRL is encoded by the coding sequence TTGGCGGAAGTCCGCGTGGGCGAGAACGAGTCGTTCGAGAGCGCGCTGCGGCGATTCAACAAGAAGATCCAGCAGTCCGGCATCCTGGCCGAAGCACGCCGCCGCGAGCACTACGAGAAGCCCAGCGTGAAGCGCAAGCGCAAGGAATCCAAGAAGCGCAAGGGCCCGCGCCTTTAG
- a CDS encoding MFS transporter yields MLRVLRQRNFALLWFGGLISMVGDWVLFVGLPYEIYRQTGSTLATGGMVLALLIPRIAFGSVAGVYVDRWDRRRLMIAVNLLLAAFLIPLLAVNALGLWVIYVVLIVESTLEQLFTPAEVALLPNLLEGGDEQLIPANALSGVNRHLARLIGPLIGGVVVAVGGLTAIAVVDAASFLVAAGLIAAIRYVAPPRPAHPPMEEEVVSAWRRLIGEWREGLRVVWHQRVLRALLLFFAITSVGEGLTATLFVPWVTDALHSDSAGYGALLSTQAIGGLAGALVIGRFGARVNPLRLLIVGAVTFGAIDLVLFTYPIVFPFLAPALVGMVIVGVPGAAMGAGSTTLQQSQAEDRHRGRVIGAIGALAGVGSLVGAILAGFLGEVLPVILLLVVQGSGYVIGGGLVAVMVRSRSAVAK; encoded by the coding sequence ATGCTCCGGGTGCTCCGCCAGCGGAACTTCGCGCTCCTTTGGTTCGGTGGCCTCATCTCGATGGTCGGCGACTGGGTGCTGTTCGTGGGGCTCCCGTACGAGATCTATCGCCAGACAGGGTCGACCCTGGCCACCGGCGGCATGGTCCTCGCGCTCCTGATTCCGCGCATCGCGTTCGGATCGGTCGCGGGCGTGTATGTGGACCGATGGGACCGCCGCCGGCTGATGATCGCGGTCAACCTGCTCCTGGCCGCGTTCCTGATTCCTCTCCTCGCCGTCAATGCGCTGGGGCTGTGGGTCATCTATGTCGTCCTGATCGTCGAGAGCACGCTCGAGCAGCTGTTCACCCCGGCCGAGGTGGCGCTCCTCCCGAACCTTCTCGAGGGGGGTGACGAGCAGCTCATTCCTGCGAATGCCCTCAGCGGGGTCAATCGCCACCTGGCGCGGCTGATCGGACCGCTGATCGGCGGTGTGGTGGTGGCGGTCGGCGGACTCACCGCCATTGCGGTGGTGGACGCAGCATCGTTCCTGGTGGCGGCTGGCCTCATCGCGGCCATTCGATACGTCGCGCCACCCCGGCCGGCGCACCCGCCCATGGAGGAGGAGGTGGTCTCGGCCTGGCGCCGCCTCATCGGTGAGTGGCGCGAGGGGCTGCGGGTGGTGTGGCACCAACGGGTGCTGCGGGCGCTCCTCCTGTTCTTCGCGATCACGAGCGTTGGGGAGGGCCTGACCGCCACCTTGTTCGTTCCATGGGTCACCGATGCGTTGCATTCGGACAGCGCCGGGTACGGCGCGCTGTTGTCGACTCAGGCGATTGGCGGCCTGGCCGGGGCGCTGGTCATCGGCCGATTCGGGGCACGCGTCAACCCGCTGAGGCTCCTGATCGTGGGCGCCGTCACGTTCGGGGCGATTGACCTGGTCCTGTTTACCTACCCGATCGTCTTTCCGTTCCTCGCGCCCGCACTGGTCGGAATGGTCATCGTCGGGGTGCCAGGGGCCGCCATGGGCGCGGGGAGCACCACGCTCCAGCAGTCGCAGGCGGAGGACCGCCATCGGGGCCGCGTCATCGGTGCGATCGGGGCGCTGGCCGGGGTCGGCTCGCTGGTTGGAGCCATCCTGGCCGGCTTCCTCGGCGAGGTATTGCCGGTGATCTTGCTGCTGGTGGTCCAGGGCAGCGGGTACGTCATCGGCGGCGGGTTGGTGGCCGTGATGGTCAGATCCCGCTCCGCCGTCGCAAAATGA